The region GTCAACAATGCCGGGACCAATCGGCCTAAGGCGATGGTCGAGGTGAGCGAAGCCGATTACGATGCGGTGCTCGATCTCAACCTGAAGAGCGCCTTTTTCGTCGCGCAGCATTGCGTGAAGCGGATGCTGTCCGATCGGATCGCCGGCAGCCTGATCCATATGGGATCGCAGATGGGCCATGTCGGCGGGCCGAATCGATCGCTGTATTGCGCGTCGAAATGGGCGCTCGAGGGCATGAGCAAGGCATTCGCGCTCGATCTGGCCGCGCACGATATCCGTAGCAACACGATCGCGCCGACCTTCATCGAGACGCCGCTGACCCGCCCGTTCTTCGAAGACCCCGTCTTCAAGGCAAGCGTGCTGGCGAAAATCAAGCTCGGCAGGCTCGGCCAAGTCGAGGATCTGATGGGTGCGATCCTGTTTCTCGCCGCGGACGCGTCGGCGCTGATGACCGGCACAAGCCTGGTCGTCGATGGCGGCTGGACGGCGGACTGACGCCGCCGGTCAGTCCGCTGCGGACTTCATCATGCCATGCATCAAAAGTTTGACCAGAAACGCCTGATAGCCATCGGCCAATTTATCCATGTCGGTATTCTTCGGCAGCAGCCCCTGGATCAGCGGTCCGGCGGATGACAGGAAGTCGCTCGCCCCGAGCACGGCGACGAACAGATAGAAGGGATCGGCCTCGACCAGTTGCTTGCCCCCGTCGGCTTTCAGCAACGTGCGATAGAAGTCGATCAGCTCGAGATTCATGTGACGGACGCGATCCCTGGTTTCGTCCGGTTCGGCCTGCGCCAGCTCGTCGATCATCAGGCGATTCATGTACGGAGCGCGGCGAACGAGCTTGACGGTTTGCGCGATATGAGCCGCCAGCGCGGTGGCGGGGTCTCCTTTCGGCGGCTCGCGGTGGTCGTGAACGGTCACGCGGTCCACCACGGCCAGGAGCAAGGCATCGCGGCTGCCGAAGTGATAATAGACCAGTGAGGGCGTGACGTTCGCTTCCCGCGCAACGCGTGGAATGGTCACCCGTGCCGGTGGTATCGTGCGCAGAAGTTTTTCCGTGGCAGCGAGCAGGCCTTCGCGGCCGACATCGTTCTTGCCCGGCACGGGCCGCCCTTTGCCACGCTTCGGGGCCGCTTTCGAGACTGGATCAGGTTGCGTCATTGCGGCGGTATCCTGTTTCCTGGCTCGGCTGGCAACCACGGGTTGCGCGCCGCGCGGCGGGTCGGCGTGATTCGGCTTTCGACGCTCGCGCAGCCCGCCTGCTTGGCCAGTCACGGCAAAAGTGTTCTGGCACCCGCTAGGGCTTCAAGCCTTCGCGCGGATGAATCTCGCGCAGCGGGACATCGTTCACGGTGGCCGGCGTGGCGTCGATCAGGACGAAGGCGACCCGTGCTGTTACGTCCGCACTGGGGTTGCGCCAGCTGTGGATGGTGCCGCGCTGCACGACGATGCCGCCGGGTTCGACCAAGGTGGAGTGTCTGTCGTCCAGGATAAGTTCGATCGCACCCGAAATGACGATGCCGTAATCCAAGCTGTTGGTGCGATGCATCGGCGCAACGGTGCCCGGCAGCATATCGACAACTCGGATGATCGACCCGCCCGGCAGGGTCAGATCGAGCTTCCGTTCGCGGCCATCGCTGGCGTCGTCATTATCGACCGGCAGGCCCTGCGACGACCAGATCGTCGTATGCAGCGACGTTCCG is a window of Sphingomonas sp. Leaf357 DNA encoding:
- a CDS encoding cupin domain-containing protein, giving the protein MPTLPPVRRIVTGHDAAGKAVVLSDAAFDGVPNPSGTSLHTTIWSSQGLPVDNDDASDGRERKLDLTLPGGSIIRVVDMLPGTVAPMHRTNSLDYGIVISGAIELILDDRHSTLVEPGGIVVQRGTIHSWRNPSADVTARVAFVLIDATPATVNDVPLREIHPREGLKP
- a CDS encoding TetR/AcrR family transcriptional regulator, translating into MTGQAGGLRERRKPNHADPPRGAQPVVASRARKQDTAAMTQPDPVSKAAPKRGKGRPVPGKNDVGREGLLAATEKLLRTIPPARVTIPRVAREANVTPSLVYYHFGSRDALLLAVVDRVTVHDHREPPKGDPATALAAHIAQTVKLVRRAPYMNRLMIDELAQAEPDETRDRVRHMNLELIDFYRTLLKADGGKQLVEADPFYLFVAVLGASDFLSSAGPLIQGLLPKNTDMDKLADGYQAFLVKLLMHGMMKSAAD
- a CDS encoding SDR family NAD(P)-dependent oxidoreductase codes for the protein MVTGAGRGIGLAAAAALAEAGAAVTLIARTGDEIAAGADAIRTAGGTAESVTLDVSDLEAVAGFFAARPAFHVLVNNAGTNRPKAMVEVSEADYDAVLDLNLKSAFFVAQHCVKRMLSDRIAGSLIHMGSQMGHVGGPNRSLYCASKWALEGMSKAFALDLAAHDIRSNTIAPTFIETPLTRPFFEDPVFKASVLAKIKLGRLGQVEDLMGAILFLAADASALMTGTSLVVDGGWTAD